One genomic region from Fusarium keratoplasticum isolate Fu6.1 chromosome 14, whole genome shotgun sequence encodes:
- a CDS encoding Fungal-trans domain-containing protein: MPDESGVTRAASYSTEEALLLHGVFALAARYSNHPYLCNLSTWECGAQFAASAVQCYKRLRAEEADPSLLYLQGCILLAYYQYTSGPSHTAWILNGVCVRLAYDLDLCNMDECHDASQTASAEWADLEERRRAFWIVWELDTFGSTMARRPSAINRNRMAVRLPVNDEAWFAEQPVDSPILDSRPGEAWKILFDSPNQDERAWFLLANFLMAICYDTYSSRHAYPQEQKELADSVTCLNLAITQRFGLEIHPILFNSEKFAKSNWIIGMHLMLITCRNFVSMMQESSAVVNIRELSRVVLHWHPEYVSLSHPFLACALLPASTQQPAQESNQLPSENWDAHRDLIQLILTRFASVWKLGSILIGESPPPLLPSIPSKYHQLKQA, translated from the coding sequence ATGCCTGACGAGTCAGGCGTGACCAGGGCTGCGAGTTATTCCACCGAGGAGGCGCTCTTGTTGCACGGCGTATTTGCCCTGGCTGCGCGCTACTCTAACCATCCTTATCTTTGCAACCTCTCAACGTGGGAATGCGGTGCACAGTTTGCAGCCAGTGCTGTTCAATGTTACAAACGCCTACGAGCTGAAGAGGCCGATCCGAGCTTGCTGTATCTCCAAGGCTGTATCCTACTCGCTTACTACCAATACACTTCTGGTCCCAGTCACACAGCGTGGATTCTCAATGGCGTCTGCGTTCGGCTCGCGTACGATCTTGACCTCTGCAACATGGATGAGTGCCATGATGCCTCCCAGACTGCGTCGGCAGAGTGGGCCGACCTTGAggaacgacgacgagcatTCTGGATTGTCTGGGAGCTGGACACATTTGGATCAACCATGGCGAGGCGGCCAAGTGCCATAAATCGAAACAGAATGGCAGTGCGCCTCCCTGTCAACGACGAGGCCTGGTTTGCTGAGCAGCCTGTTGACTCCCCGATACTCGACTCGAGGCCAGGGGAGGCTTGGAAGATCCTCTTCGACTCGCCCAACCAAGACGAGCGCGCATGGTTCCTTTTGGCAAACTTCCTCATGGCCATATGCTACGACACCTATTCTAGCCGGCATGCCTATCCGCAGGAGCAAAAGGAACTCGCCGACTCGGTTACGTGCCTGAATCTCGCCATAACGCAACGCTTCGGTCTGGAAATCCACCCCATTCTATTCAACTCTGAGAAATTCGCCAAATCTAACTGGATCATCGGCATGCATTTAATGCTCATCACTTGCCGCAACTTCGTTTCTATGATGCAGGAATCCAGCGCCGTGGTCAATATACGTGAGCTTTCCCGTGTCGTACTGCACTGGCATCCTGAGTATGTTTCCCTGAGCCATCCTTTTCTTGCATGTGCCTTGCTTCCAGCCTCGACGCAACAACCTGCTCAAGAATCAAATCAGCTGCCTAGTGAGAACTGGGACGCTCATCGAGATCTGATTCAACTGATATTGACACGGTTTGCTTCTGTTTGGAAGCTGGGGTCGATATTAATAGGTGAGAGCCCCCCTCCCCTACTCCCCAGCATTCCCAGCAAGTATCATCAGCTGAAACAGGCCTAG
- a CDS encoding putative transporter produces MATSENEKSASPRLQQMTPDTEHKEHISETTCEATERGHAATDQHGNPLVFFDPKAEARLRRKIDLYIVPTVAIIYLFCFIDRANIGNARLAGFEADLNLSGYDYNQILSIFYISYIVFEIPSNIACKWIGPGWFLPALTLAFGLMTVAFAFVSSLESACGVRFLLGVFEAGMLPGIAYYLSRWYRRNELAFRLSMYIVMSSLAGAFGGLLASAILTLDSFGSTKRWRMIFAIEGIITVGLAIIAFFTLTDRPETARWLTQEEKELAIARVKSERIGATEVLDRLNTKKIIAGILSPVTLASAFVFLLGNITVQCLAFFAPTIVRTIYPDKAIVTVQLYTVPPYIVGGLFILAVNYLSYKTGRRNIFLLVSALPIITGYVIFLATTNPHARYAATFIIVTGAFNSGALCNAQVSANVVSDTARSSAIGTNVMFGNIGGLIASWAFLPTDAPNYPIGNGLNLATSSIMLFTTILLQLWATLDNRKRDRRDETAQLDGLDSTQIANLDWKHPGFRWNL; encoded by the exons ATGGCTACGTCGGAGAATGAGAAATCGGCCAGCCCTAGGCTCCAGCAGATGACCCCCGACACCGAAcacaaagaacacatttcGGAAACCACATGTGAAGCTACTGAGCGTGGACACGCCGCGACTGACCA GCATGGCAATCCGTTGGTTTTCTTCGACCCCAAAGCCGAAGCCCGTCTTCGACGCAAGATAGATCTTTACATTGTACCAACCGTTGCCATCATCTATCTCTTCTGCTTCATAGACAGAGCCAATATCG GCAATGCAAGGCTTGCGGGATTTGAGGCCGACCTGAACCTCAGCGGCTATGACTACAACCAGATCCTTTCCATCTTTTACATCTCCTACATCGTTTTCGAGATCCCATCCAACATCGCTTGCAAGTGGATCGGCCCCGGCTGGTTTCTTCCCGCTCTCACCCTCGCCTTCGGTCTCATGACGGTGGCTTTCGCCTTTGTATCGTCACTCGAGTCTGCCTGCGGCGTCCGATTCCTGCTTGGCGTCTTCGAGGCTGGGATGCTACCCGGTATTGCTTATTACTTGTCACGTTGGTATAGGCGTAATGAACTAGCATTTCGACTATCCATGTATATCGTCATGTCGTCACTTGCTGGCGCGTTCGGTGGCCTCCTCGCTTCTGCTATTCTAACCTTGGATAGCTTCGGTAGCACGAAACGTTGGCGAATGATTTTTGCCATCGAGGGCATCATCACGGTcggcctcgccatcatcgcaTTCTTTACCCTTACCGACCGACCCGAGACTGCCCGCTGGTTAAcccaagaagaaaaggagcTAGCTATCGCCCGCGTCAAATCCGAGCGCATAGGCGCAACCGAGGTCCTCGATCGACTCAATACAAAGAAGATTATCGCTGGAATATTGAGCCCCGTCACTCTTGCGTCTGCATTCGTCTTTCTCCTTGGAAATATCACGGTCCAGTGCCTGGCGTTCTTTGCCCCGACTATCGTCCGCACAATCTACCCAGACAAGGCTATTGTCACGGTCCAGCTCTACACAGTCCCACCATACATCGTCGGTGGACTTTTCATCCTTGCCGTCAACTATCTGAGTTACAAGACTGGCCGTCGAAACATATTCCTGCTCGTCAGCGCCCTGCCCATAATAACAGGCTACGTCATCTTTCTTGCAACCACAAACCCTCACGCGAGGTACGCAGCAACTTTCATCATCGTGACGGGCGCCTTCAACTCTGGTGCGCTCTGCAACGCGCAAGTCTCGGCAAATGTCGTCTCGGACACGGCACGTTCATCGGCAATTGGAACAAATGTCATGTTCGGTAACATTGGTGGTTTGATAGCCAGTTGGGCATTTCTTCCCACTGATGCACCCAACTATCCCATCGGCAACGGGCTCAACTTGGCGACCTCTTCGATTATGCTATTTACGACCATACTTCTTCAGCTCTGGGCGACGTTAGACAACCGCAAGAGAGACCGTCGGGACGAAACTGCACAGCTTGATGGGCTGGACTCTACCCAGATTGCAAACCTCGACTGGAAGCATCCTGGGTTTAGATGGAACTTGTAG
- a CDS encoding FAD-binding-3 domain-containing protein, translating to MKVIIIGAGIGGLVCAIACRREGLSVTVLERTPVLAPVKKLGAKSVLLDSIDYLRYENGEVIFKIDGANTILDKFGDIWMVIGRPDYHDVLVNTAREAGVEINLDSEVDTIDFNNTKIRTKRGETFEADVIVGADGLWSNSRNQLLGRASPPAESGDLAYRATISREQLLALDDPSINKLIQEKSAKCWMGPGRHCVFYPLAGGEVFNLVLLRPDNLDKDVRQAPGDIDEMRACFEGWDQRLTRMISCISTVLKWKLCHHEELVTWTKGSVALLGDACHPTLPYQAQGAAMAVEDGAVLGKLLGLLDKSQIHDEKNHIPEILKLYESLRKTRTTTNVQGANSNRVSYHLPDGPLQQERDACLSRGVRSLTGVRNHFADLEYLRSLLAFDAVGEAIQAFEKWQASQTGSSAEKVVLAKL from the exons ATGAAGGTCATCATTATTGGGGCCGGTATTGGAGGACTGGTTTGTGCCATTGCCTGTCGGCGGGAGGGCCTTTCTGTCACTGTTCTTGAGCGCACTCCTGTTTTAGCTCCTGTGA AAAAGCTCGGGGCAAAGAGCGTGCTTCTCGATTCCATCGATTACCTGCGATACGAAAACGGCGAGGTAATCTTCAAAATTGATGGAGCAAACACCATCTTGGACAAATTTGGGGATATCTGGAT GGTCATCGGTCGCCCTGACTATCACGATGTCTTGGTCAACACAGCAAGAGAGGCTGGTGTGGAGATCAACCTCGATTCCGAGGTTGACACCATTGATTTCAACAACACGAAAATTCGAACCAAGCGAGGGGAAACGTTCGAGGCGGACGTGATTGTCGGCGCTGACG GTCTCTGGTCTAATTCTCGAAACCAATTACTAGGTCGAGCATCTCCGCCGGCCGAATCAGGCGATCTTGCCTATCGGGCTACCATCAGCCGCGAGCAGCTGCTAGCACTTGACGATCCTTCCATCAATAAACTCATACAAGAGAAGTCTGCCAAGTGTTGGATGGGTCCTGGCAGACACTGCGTCTTCTACCCACTGGCAGGGGGTGAGGTGTTCAATCTGGTGCTCCTACGACCTGACAATCTAGACAAGGATGTTCGACAAGCCCCCGGCGATATCGATGAGATGAGGGCCTGTTTCGAGGGCTGGGATCAGAG ACTGACGAGGATGATATCTTGCATCTCGACCGTGCTGAAATGGAAACTTTGCCACCATGAAGAGCTTGTGACCTGGACCAAG GGTTCCGTTGCGCTACTCGGAGATGCGTGCCACCCAACCTTGCCTTATCAAGCCCAGGGTGCAGCGATGGCTGTGGAAGATGGAGCTGTCTTGGGCAAGCTTCTCGGTCTCTTGGACAAGTCACAGATCCATGACGAGAAGAACCATATCCCGGAAATCCTGAAACTTTACGAGTCTCTCCGTAAGACGAGGACCACCACCAACGTTCAGGGAGCAAACTCAAACCGTGTCTCATATCATCTCCCAGACGGGCCACTCCAACAAGAAAGAGATGCTTGCCTTTCCAGAGGGGTTAGAAGCCTTACCGGCGTGAGGAATCATTTTGCTGATTTAGAATATCTGCGTTCTTTGCTAGCTTTCGATGCTGTTGGAGAGGCCATCCAGGCATTTGAGAAGTGGCAGGCGTCTCAGACAGGCAGCTCGGCTGAAAAGGTagtcttggccaagttgtAA
- a CDS encoding hypothetical protein (Related to bifunctional 4-hydroxyphenylacetate degradation enzyme [Fusarium fujikuroi]) — translation MSFNHLVRFEENGQLQYGDLVKSDDSQGHTVSLLAGNPWSGFTQTGQTKIISQLLCPLESTPQIICVGLNYQQHAAEANLTVPTYPVIFTKPSDALAGPYDPVHVHPDAQAQLDYEGELCVIIGRDVKNISEKDALDCVLGYAAGNDVSARNFQLPAASGGQYCYAKSFDGFAPIGPAIWSPSVVPDPQSLHYKTRVNGEVVQETSTGDMIWSVRQLIAHLARGTTLRRGTVIMTGTPSGVGFFRNSFLKDGDIVEVEVDGLGKISNRMRFDS, via the exons atgagcTTCAATCACCTTGTTCGCTTCGAGGAGAACGGTCAGCTCCAATACGGTGACCTCGTCAAGTCCGATGACAGCCAAGGTCACACAGTGTCGCTGTTGGCGGGCAATCCTTGGAGCGGCTTCACTCAGACCGGACAGACAAAGATCATTTCCCAG CTACTTTGTCCGCTCGAGAGCACACCACAAATCATCTGCGTTGGGTTGAATTACCAGCAGCACGCAGCCGAGGCAAAC TTGACAGTTCCAACCTACcccgtcatcttcaccaaGCCGAGCGACGCTCTGGCCGGACCCTATGACCCTGTTCATGTGCACCCCGACGCCCAAGCTCAGCTGGACTATGAGGGGGAGCTCTGTGTCATAATCGGCCGCGACGTGAAGAATATCTCGGAGAAGGACGCGCTCGACTGTGTCTTGGGCTACGCCGCTGGGAATGATGTCTCGGCGAGGAACTTCCAGCTTCCGGCTGCCTCTGGAGGACAATACTGCTATGCCAAGTCTTTTGACGGGTTTGCGCCCATCGGCCCTGCCATCTGGTCTCCAAGCGTGGTGCCTGACCCGCAGAGCCTACATTACAAGACCAGGGTCAATGGGGAGGTTGTCCAGGAGACGTCGACGGGCGACATGATCTGGTCGGTGCGCCAGCTCATCGCGCACCTTGCTAGGGGAACGACCCTTCGCCGGGGAACCGTCATCATGACTGGCACGCCTTCTGGCGTTGGATTTTTCCGAAACTCGTTTCTCAAGGATGGAGACATTGTCGAAGTCGAGGTGGACGGGTTGGGTAAAATATCCAACCGCATGCGCTTTGATTCTTGA
- a CDS encoding AB hydrolase-1 domain-containing protein, with product MFGGRPVAVGVMALVNAMAATAQNLSFGADNFYRSPDVQIQPITFPTQYHTSVSANLFYPRNLSRNDETPAIVVGHPMGAVKEQSANLYATKLAEQGFITVSIDLPHWGGSDGEPRNGVSPEYYAEAFSAAVDYLGLQDFVDRERIGGVGICGSGSFIISAAKIDSRLKAIATVSMYDMGAASRNGIRKSQTLAQRKQMIVVAAAQRWNESEGAETELTGGTADRREDATDAIQQEFYDFYRTTRGEVTPPGALPNTTTHPTLSSQVKFFNFYPFNDIETISPRPLLFISGDQAHSREFSENAYGRAAEPKELIWVPGAGHVDLYDRVELIPFDRLTRFFEDNL from the coding sequence ATGTTCGGAGGCCGACCTGTCGCAGTTGGCGTCATGGCGCTCGTCAATGCCATGGCTGCGACGGCTCAGAACCTATCGTTTGGAGCCGACAACTTCTACCGCAGCCCAGACGTCCAAATCCAGCCCATCACGTTCCCGACCCAGTATCACACCAGCGTCTCGGCCAACCTCTTCTACCCACGCAACCTAAGCCGCAACGACGAGACCCccgccatcgtcgtcggACACCCCATGGGtgccgtcaaggagcagAGCGCCAACCTCTACGCCACCAAGCTCGCTGAGCAGGGTTTCATCACCGTCTCCATTGACCTCCCCCATTGGGGCGGCAGCGACGGCGAACCTCGCAACGGCGTCTCGCCCGAATACTACGCAGAGGCATTCAGCGCCGCCGTCGACTACCTCGGCCTCCAGGACTTTGTCGACCGTGAGCGCATCGGTGGTGTTGGTATCTGCGGCAGCGGTTCTTTCATCATCAGCGCCGCAAAGATCGACTCCCGTCTCAAAGCAATCGCCACTGTTAGCATGTACGATATGGGCGCAGCCTCTCGAAACGGCATCAGAAAGTCACAGACCCTAGCCCAGCGCAAGCAGATGATCGTCGTCGCCGCAGCCCAGCGCTGGAACGAGTCCGAGGGCGCAGAGACCGAGTTGACTGGCGGCACTGCAGATAGGCGCGAGGACGCTACTGATGCTATTCAGCAAGAGTTCTACGACTTCTACCGCACCACTCGCGGTGAAGTTACACCGCCCGGTGCTCTGCCCAATACCACGACTCACCCAACACTCTCGAGCCAAGTCAAGTTCTTCAACTTCTACCCTTTCAACGACATCGAAACCATCTCGCCCCGCCCCCTGCTCTTTATCAGCGGTGACCAGGCTCACTCGCGCGAGTTTAGCGAAAATGCCTACGGGCGTGCTGCCGAGCCCAAGGAGCTGATCTGGGTCCCCGGTGCTGGCCATGTCGATCTGTACGATCGGGTGGAACTTATTCCCTTCGATAGACTTACCCGCTTCTTTGAGGACAACTTGTGA
- a CDS encoding MFS transporter, translating into MSPKEALDSAHTTHHVEEARAPAFEEKPKANIDNIRNDAAVNVLEQYTGNLEWSDVEEKHLVRKIDRKLMPLMFLTYGLQYYDKSMLSQAAVFGLRQDLHLETGNRFSFSSSIFYIGFIAGAMPAILMAQRYRIERVAATVVGIWGVCLLGTMGCQDYRGLYAQRFFLGFLESGISPMFMLIVAGFYKKDEQAMRIGFWFSANGFISIVSPLVNWGVGHISSGPLSPWQYMYLIAGCLTVVWAFIILFFMPPDPIHAKNLSERERYIAVSRLRVNNAGVRNTHFKYKQALEVLVDTRFWLSFAMAVLIMIANGPISTFIAIVIGGFGFTPFQSLLLVMPAGFVAGLEGLVVCYCAYKFPRWRTWLIVVTLLPTITASTLLWQLPRSSKGGLLVGVYMLGGFAAPYSVLMGLQTANTAGYTKKSLTASGLFLGYCIGNIIGPLVFKSSDAPAYGPGFTVVLITSIIAGALAICYRYLCMWENARRDRVSEPEGYEHAYDDDITDMKNPQFRYSI; encoded by the exons ATGTCTCCTAAAGAAGCCCTCGACAGTGCACACACCACTCATCATGTAGAGGAGGCTCGCGCCCCGGCGTTTGAGGAGAAACCGAAAGCCAACATCGACAACATTCGCAATGACGCGGCCGTCAACGTCTTGGAGCAGTACACTGGTAACCTAGAGTGGAgtgatgttgaggagaaACATCTTGTGCGAAAGATTGACAGGAAGCTGATGCCTTTGATGTTCCTCACCTACGGGCTGCAATACTACGACAAGTCCATGTTGTCCCAAGCA GCTGTCTTTGGATTGCGTCAAGACCTACATCTCGAAACCGGGAACAGGTtcagcttctcatcatccatcttctACATCGGCTTCATTGCCGGGGCCATGCCGGCAATCTTGATGGCTCAGCGCTATCGCATCGAACGTGTTGCTGCCACGGTCGTCGGCATCTGGGGCGTTTGCCTGCTGGGAACCATGGGATGCCAGGACTACCGTGGTCTCTACGCACAGAGGTTCTTTCTGGGATTTCTTGAGTCTGGAATTTCACCCATGTTCATGCTCATTGTCGCGGGATTCTACAAGAAGGATGAGCAAGCCATGAGGATTGGATTTTGGTTCAGCGCGA ACGGgttcatctccatcgtcagTCCGTTGGTCAACTGGGGCGTGGGCCATATCTCCAGCGGCCCACTCAGCCCCTGGCAGTACATGTATCTCATCGCCGGCTGCTTGACCGTTGTTTGGGCATTCATCATACTCTTCTTCATGCCACCCGACCCGATCCACGCAAAGAACTTGTCTGAGAGGGAGCGATACATTGCTGTCTCCAGATTGCGAGTCAACAATGCCGGAGTGCGCAATACGCACTTCAAGTATAAGCAAGCACTCGAGGTTCTGGTTGATACCCGTTTCTGGCTCTCCTTCGCCATGGCCGTGTTGATCATGATTGCCAACGGACCCATCTCGAccttcatcgccatcgtaATTGGCGGGTTTGGGTTCACTCCCTTCCAGAGCTTGCTGCTTGTCATGCCTGCTGGGTTCGTAGctggccttgaaggcctcgTTGTGTGTTATTGCGCCTACAAGTTTCCGAGGTGGAGGACTTGGTTGATCGTCGTAACCCTGCTTCCCACCATCACAGCTTCGACCCTACTCTGGCAGCTGCCGAGATCCTCCAAAGGTGGACTTTTGGTCGGAGTTTATATGCTGGGCGGGTTTGCCGCCCCATACTCGGTGCTCATGGGTCTTCAAACCGCGAACACGGCTGGCTACACGAAGAAGTCGCTCACTGCTTCTGGGTTGTTTCTCGGATACTGTATCG GAAACATCATCGGACCCCTTGTCTTCAAATCGTCCGACGCCCCTGCCTATGGCCCAGGCTTCACTGTTGTCCTAATCACATCGATAATTGCAGGGGCTCTGGCAATCTGCTACCGATATTTGTGCATGTGGGAAAATGCTCGGCGCGACCGAGTTAGTGAGCCTGAAGGATATGAGCATGCttacgacgacgacatcacgGACATGAag AACCCCCAATTCAGATATTCTATCTAA